In a single window of the Pontibacter russatus genome:
- the prmA gene encoding 50S ribosomal protein L11 methyltransferase → MDFIEVTLKVNADFADILTAELGELGFDAFVETEDGFSAYITEDQYSEMALQETLQRYAGLVQVTYGVQKIERQNWNEEWEKNFEPLFIGGQVSVRASFHPRPEQAKYDIVINPKMSFGTGHHETTTLMIENQLTLAHQGRRVLDMGCGTGILAIMAGELGAAEIVAVEIEDWTVENARENAELNGYSQIDVRLGGAETIAGERPFDIILANINRNVLLEDMPAYKAVLKPGGWLLLSGFYTEDLPILQQKAEALRLLYQSHRVKNNWVSALFRAR, encoded by the coding sequence ATGGATTTTATAGAAGTAACCTTAAAAGTAAACGCAGACTTTGCGGACATCCTGACAGCCGAACTCGGAGAGCTCGGCTTCGACGCTTTTGTGGAAACAGAAGACGGTTTCAGCGCCTATATAACAGAAGACCAGTACAGCGAGATGGCCCTGCAGGAAACGCTGCAGCGCTACGCCGGACTGGTGCAGGTAACATATGGCGTACAGAAAATCGAGCGCCAGAACTGGAACGAGGAGTGGGAAAAAAACTTCGAGCCGCTTTTCATCGGCGGGCAGGTGTCGGTGCGCGCCTCTTTCCACCCGCGGCCGGAACAGGCGAAGTACGACATCGTCATCAACCCAAAAATGTCGTTTGGCACGGGCCACCACGAAACCACCACGCTGATGATTGAAAACCAGCTGACGCTGGCCCACCAGGGCAGGCGCGTGCTGGATATGGGCTGCGGCACCGGCATCCTGGCCATCATGGCCGGAGAACTGGGCGCCGCAGAGATTGTAGCCGTGGAGATAGAGGACTGGACGGTGGAGAACGCCCGCGAGAACGCCGAGCTGAACGGCTACAGCCAGATAGACGTGCGCCTGGGCGGCGCCGAAACCATTGCAGGCGAGAGACCCTTTGACATCATCCTGGCAAACATTAACCGCAACGTGTTGCTGGAGGACATGCCTGCTTACAAAGCGGTACTGAAGCCGGGAGGCTGGCTGCTGCTGAGCGGCTTTTACACCGAAGACCTGCCGATACTCCAGCAGAAAGCCGAGGCGCTGAGGCTGCTATACCAATCGCACCGGGTGAAGAATAACTGGGTGTCCGCCCTGTTCAGAGCACGCTAA
- the tpiA gene encoding triose-phosphate isomerase has translation MRKKIVAGNWKMNKTYEEALSLTSEIDNMVKDEVSGDVTVIVTPPFPYLQPVGKLVQGNSKMHLAAQNVSEHESGAYTGEVSAAMLKSVGVEYVIIGHSERRLYHHENAQTLYKKMKLAIAQGLKPIFCCGEPLEEREAENHFDYVGQQLKDSVSFLSNEEFDQIVIAYEPIWAIGTGKTASSEQAQEMHAYIREQLSRMFDAEAAYNCTILYGGSCNPGNARELFAQEDIDGGLIGGASLKSRDFTDIIRSF, from the coding sequence ATGAGAAAGAAGATTGTTGCAGGCAACTGGAAAATGAATAAAACTTACGAGGAGGCGCTTTCGCTGACATCGGAGATCGATAACATGGTGAAGGACGAAGTGAGCGGTGATGTGACCGTGATCGTGACGCCGCCATTCCCGTACCTGCAGCCCGTGGGTAAACTGGTGCAGGGCAACAGTAAAATGCACCTGGCCGCCCAGAACGTGAGCGAACATGAGAGCGGCGCCTATACCGGCGAGGTGTCGGCTGCCATGCTCAAGTCGGTGGGCGTGGAGTACGTGATCATCGGCCACAGCGAGCGTCGTTTATATCACCACGAAAACGCCCAGACGCTCTACAAGAAAATGAAGCTGGCCATTGCCCAAGGCCTGAAGCCGATCTTCTGCTGCGGAGAGCCGCTGGAGGAGCGCGAAGCCGAAAACCACTTCGACTACGTGGGTCAGCAGCTGAAAGACAGTGTCTCTTTCCTCAGCAACGAGGAGTTTGATCAGATCGTGATCGCCTACGAGCCCATCTGGGCGATTGGCACCGGTAAAACGGCCAGCTCGGAGCAGGCGCAGGAAATGCACGCCTATATCCGGGAGCAGTTGTCGCGCATGTTCGATGCGGAGGCGGCTTATAATTGTACAATTTTATATGGCGGAAGCTGCAACCCTGGCAACGCCCGGGAGTTGTTTGCGCAGGAAGATATAGACGGCGGCCTGATTGGCGGCGCCTCGCTGAAGTCCAGGGACTTCACGGATATCATCCGGTCTTTTTAA
- a CDS encoding transposase translates to MFTTFKNAARQAEVLSQALFFSYRLEGFLSPFLARLDELLDRRLVYTFQNLCRALVRHRSRSTGLLLSELGGVVLSPDKAPAGTKRLSNLLRSKKWSAQLITDYLSQEAQTYVEQLLEAERELPLLLWDESVQEKCESLQSEGLCAVRSVKAKRQLRIKKGYYDPPTREPVHVPGFRWVGLLCCGLWQAPRIARFAWWSSRGKEATSLEQVKLTLLLWARQTFGQAVLHVFDRGYASSKWLGLLLGRHDRFLLRWPSRYKLVDGRGLLKNAYRFSVGRKATSSRVVRDMVRKITYRRSLLWQPCLHPDYDQPLTLLICRPGKKGRQPWYLLTSEEVRSDRQAWRLVFAYARRWQVEQAFRFNKSEMGMESCRLWFWSSRMKLLQVVTLVYAFLLSLLDKELREAVSHLLRQGCHRTGKRCRKTPTPLYRIRLALANLWNLLYLSLQTPG, encoded by the coding sequence ATGTTTACTACTTTCAAAAACGCAGCACGCCAAGCCGAGGTTCTCTCCCAGGCTCTGTTTTTCTCCTACCGCCTCGAAGGATTTCTTTCTCCTTTCCTTGCCAGGCTCGATGAGCTGCTGGACCGCCGCCTGGTCTACACTTTCCAGAACCTATGCCGGGCGCTGGTGCGCCACCGCAGCCGCTCCACCGGTCTGCTTCTAAGCGAGCTGGGTGGGGTTGTGCTCTCGCCCGACAAAGCCCCGGCGGGCACCAAGCGCCTGTCTAACCTGCTGCGCAGTAAGAAGTGGTCTGCCCAACTCATCACCGACTACCTGAGTCAAGAGGCCCAAACATACGTAGAGCAGCTGCTGGAAGCGGAACGTGAGCTGCCCCTGCTTTTGTGGGACGAGAGCGTGCAGGAAAAGTGCGAAAGCCTCCAAAGCGAGGGCTTATGCGCCGTGCGCAGCGTCAAAGCTAAACGGCAACTCAGAATCAAGAAGGGCTATTATGATCCCCCCACCCGGGAGCCGGTGCACGTGCCAGGCTTTCGGTGGGTGGGCCTCTTGTGCTGCGGCCTGTGGCAGGCTCCACGCATCGCCCGCTTTGCCTGGTGGAGTAGCCGGGGCAAAGAGGCCACCTCCCTGGAGCAGGTGAAGCTCACGCTGCTCTTGTGGGCCCGCCAGACCTTCGGCCAGGCCGTGCTGCACGTCTTTGACCGCGGCTATGCCTCCTCTAAGTGGCTGGGGCTGCTTTTAGGCCGCCACGACCGCTTCCTCTTGCGCTGGCCCTCCAGGTATAAGCTCGTGGATGGGCGTGGGCTTCTAAAGAATGCCTACCGCTTTTCGGTCGGCCGCAAAGCCACCTCCTCAAGAGTAGTAAGGGACATGGTCCGAAAGATCACTTACCGGCGCAGCCTCTTGTGGCAGCCCTGCCTGCACCCGGACTATGACCAGCCGCTCACGCTCCTGATCTGCCGGCCAGGTAAGAAAGGCCGCCAACCCTGGTATTTGCTCACCAGTGAAGAAGTCAGGAGTGATCGCCAGGCCTGGCGCCTGGTCTTTGCTTACGCCAGAAGGTGGCAGGTGGAGCAGGCCTTCCGCTTCAACAAATCAGAAATGGGCATGGAGTCGTGCCGGCTTTGGTTCTGGTCGAGCCGCATGAAGCTCTTGCAGGTGGTCACCCTGGTGTATGCTTTTCTGCTCTCGCTGCTGGATAAAGAGCTGCGGGAGGCGGTCTCCCATCTCCTTAGGCAGGGCTGCCATAGAACAGGAAAGCGGTGCAGGAAAACTCCTACACCGCTTTACCGTATCCGGCTGGCACTGGCCAACCTCTGGAATCTACTCTATCTATCCCTGCAAACTCCGGGATGA
- the uvrA gene encoding excinuclease ABC subunit UvrA: protein MAYIPDYNLDELDARQHIIIKGARVHNLKDLSVALPRNKFIVITGLSGSGKSSLAFDTLYAEGQRMYVESLSSYARQFLGRMDKPDVDYIKGISPAIAIEQKVSIKNNRSTVGTSTEIYDYLKLLYARIGKTYSPVSGEVVQKDSVADVVDFIFSLEDEARVMVLAPLHQHKDRTLAKELDLLLQKGYSRIYANGEVYFIEELLEQKKPKLGKHIYILVDRAVIYKSDEDLAFRIADSVQTAFFEGQGECRVIYGGGERVFSDRFELDGMVFEEPSVNFFSFNNPYGACQTCEGFGSVLGIDPDLVIPDKSLTIYEGAIAPWRSDKMNEWLQPLVKNGIRFDFPIHRPYNELTEAEQELLWKGNKYFEGLHDFFRHIQGQTHKIQYRVMLSRYRGRTTCPECRGSRLRKDASYVKVNGKSITDLVLMPITQVLPFFRNLDLTQHERNVADRLVTEVANRLSYLERVGLGYLTLNRLSNTLSGGESQRINLATSLGSALVGSMYILDEPSIGLHPKDSEQLIGVLRTLQQLGNTVIVVEHEEEMMKAADQLIDIGPEAGSGGGNLMFQGTFEEITTGVDTYTAKYLSGRMEVPVPPQRRKWRNAIEVIGARENNLKNLSVKFPLSVMTVVTGVSGSGKSTLVKKILAPAMQKLHGSSSEATGKFDKLAGDYGKIDHVEFVDQNPIGKSSRSNPVTYVKAYDAIRTLYADQPLAKARGFKPSHFSFNIEGGRCEVCQGEGQVKIEMQFMADIYLTCESCHGQRFKQDVLDIHYKEKNISEVLDMTIADSIDFFSDQPKIAERLKPLDDVGLGYIRLGQSSNTLSGGEAQRVKLASFLTKGATSHHENILFIFDEPSTGLHFHDISKLLTSMNALIENGNTVVIIEHNMDIIKSADWIIDLGPEGGTNGGHLLFEGTPEEMVKLENNDTARFLRGKV, encoded by the coding sequence ATGGCATACATTCCCGATTATAACCTCGACGAGCTCGACGCCCGCCAGCACATCATCATCAAAGGGGCGAGGGTGCACAACCTCAAAGACCTGAGCGTCGCGCTGCCGCGCAACAAGTTCATCGTCATTACGGGGCTTTCCGGCTCCGGCAAGTCATCCCTCGCTTTCGATACGTTGTATGCCGAAGGGCAGCGCATGTACGTGGAGAGCCTCAGCTCCTACGCCCGCCAGTTCCTGGGCCGCATGGACAAGCCCGACGTGGACTATATCAAAGGCATCAGCCCGGCCATTGCCATCGAGCAGAAGGTGAGCATCAAAAACAACCGCTCCACGGTGGGCACCAGCACCGAGATATATGATTACCTGAAGCTGCTGTACGCCCGCATTGGCAAAACCTACTCGCCTGTTTCCGGGGAGGTGGTGCAGAAGGACTCGGTGGCCGATGTGGTGGATTTTATTTTCTCGCTGGAGGATGAGGCGCGCGTGATGGTCCTGGCGCCGCTGCACCAGCACAAAGACCGCACCCTGGCCAAAGAACTGGACCTGCTGCTGCAGAAAGGCTATTCCCGCATCTACGCCAACGGCGAGGTGTATTTTATAGAGGAACTGCTGGAGCAGAAAAAGCCGAAGCTGGGCAAGCACATCTATATACTCGTGGACCGCGCCGTGATATATAAATCCGACGAGGATCTCGCTTTCCGCATCGCTGACTCGGTGCAGACGGCTTTCTTTGAGGGCCAGGGCGAGTGCCGGGTTATATATGGCGGCGGGGAGCGCGTGTTCTCCGACAGGTTCGAGCTGGACGGGATGGTGTTCGAGGAGCCGTCGGTGAACTTCTTCAGCTTCAACAACCCCTACGGCGCGTGCCAGACCTGCGAAGGCTTCGGCAGCGTGCTCGGCATCGACCCCGACCTGGTGATTCCGGACAAGAGCCTCACCATATATGAAGGGGCCATTGCGCCCTGGCGCTCCGACAAAATGAACGAGTGGCTGCAGCCGCTGGTAAAGAACGGCATCCGCTTCGACTTCCCGATCCACCGCCCTTACAACGAGCTGACGGAGGCGGAGCAGGAACTGCTCTGGAAAGGCAACAAATACTTCGAAGGCCTCCACGACTTTTTCAGGCATATACAGGGGCAGACGCACAAGATACAGTACCGCGTGATGCTGTCGCGCTACCGTGGCCGCACCACCTGCCCCGAGTGCCGCGGCTCGCGCCTGCGCAAAGACGCCAGCTACGTGAAAGTAAACGGCAAGAGCATCACCGATCTGGTGCTAATGCCGATCACACAGGTGCTGCCGTTTTTCCGGAACCTGGACCTGACGCAGCACGAGCGGAATGTGGCCGACAGGCTGGTGACGGAGGTCGCCAACCGCCTGAGCTACCTCGAGCGGGTGGGGCTTGGCTATCTTACCCTCAACCGCCTTTCCAACACCTTGTCCGGGGGCGAGAGCCAGCGCATCAACCTGGCCACCTCGCTGGGCAGCGCCCTGGTGGGGTCGATGTATATCCTTGATGAGCCGAGCATCGGCCTGCACCCGAAAGACTCTGAGCAGTTGATTGGCGTGCTGCGCACACTGCAGCAACTGGGCAACACCGTGATTGTGGTGGAGCACGAGGAGGAGATGATGAAAGCGGCAGACCAACTCATCGACATCGGACCGGAGGCGGGCTCCGGTGGCGGCAACCTGATGTTCCAGGGCACTTTTGAGGAAATAACCACGGGCGTGGATACGTACACCGCCAAATACCTGAGTGGCCGGATGGAAGTGCCGGTGCCGCCGCAGCGCCGCAAGTGGCGCAATGCCATCGAGGTGATCGGCGCCCGCGAGAACAACCTGAAAAACCTGAGCGTGAAGTTTCCGCTGAGTGTGATGACGGTGGTGACGGGCGTGAGCGGCTCCGGCAAATCAACGCTGGTCAAAAAAATACTGGCCCCGGCTATGCAGAAACTGCACGGCAGCTCCTCGGAGGCAACCGGTAAGTTTGACAAGCTGGCTGGCGACTACGGCAAAATAGACCATGTGGAGTTTGTCGACCAAAACCCGATCGGGAAGTCGTCGCGCTCCAACCCGGTTACCTATGTAAAGGCCTATGATGCTATCCGGACCTTGTATGCCGATCAGCCGCTGGCGAAGGCACGTGGGTTTAAGCCGTCGCACTTCTCGTTCAACATCGAGGGTGGCCGTTGTGAGGTGTGCCAGGGCGAGGGGCAGGTGAAAATCGAGATGCAGTTTATGGCCGACATTTACCTGACGTGCGAGAGCTGCCACGGACAACGCTTCAAACAGGACGTGCTCGACATACATTATAAAGAGAAGAATATATCGGAGGTGCTGGATATGACCATCGCCGACAGCATTGATTTCTTCTCAGACCAACCGAAGATTGCCGAGCGCCTGAAGCCATTGGATGATGTGGGCTTGGGCTATATACGCTTGGGGCAGTCGAGCAACACCTTGTCGGGTGGTGAGGCGCAGCGCGTGAAGCTGGCCTCCTTCCTCACGAAAGGCGCGACCTCGCACCACGAGAACATCCTCTTCATCTTCGACGAGCCCAGCACCGGCCTGCACTTCCACGACATCAGCAAGCTGCTTACCTCCATGAACGCGCTCATCGAGAACGGCAACACCGTCGTCATCATCGAGCACAACATGGACATCATCAAATCCGCCGACTGGATCATCGACCTCGGCCCCGAAGGCGGCACCAACGGCGGCCACCTGCTGTTCGAGGGCACCCCGGAAGAGATGGTGAAACTGGAGAACAACGACACCGCCCGCTTTTTGAGGGGGAAGGTGTAG
- a CDS encoding T9SS type A sorting domain-containing protein yields MNRAIFTTAPDVVVYTYENTTIEILGFEFTVRIPTEVVDLQARLDSDEPCLEITPLPVELITFDAAATDKGIELSWSTASEQNNSHFLVERSADGMAFEQVGKVDGHGNSSAKISYSYTDFSPLPGQAYYRLKQVDFDGQYEYSKIIAVAAAASGTEALQVMLAPNPCPNGNCQISIRNANGAQETRLELSDLSGRVIYTTTVQHANNANITLPLQELQAYKGLYMLSAISGNNVVRQRVVLE; encoded by the coding sequence GTGAACAGGGCTATCTTCACAACTGCACCCGATGTCGTTGTATATACCTATGAGAACACTACAATTGAGATTTTAGGGTTTGAATTCACCGTTCGAATCCCAACTGAAGTCGTGGACCTGCAGGCCCGACTTGATTCTGACGAACCGTGTCTTGAAATCACTCCGCTGCCGGTGGAGCTGATCACTTTCGATGCTGCAGCGACGGACAAGGGCATAGAGCTGAGTTGGAGCACCGCCAGCGAGCAGAACAACAGCCACTTTTTGGTGGAGCGCAGCGCCGACGGCATGGCCTTCGAGCAGGTGGGCAAAGTGGATGGCCACGGCAACTCCTCCGCAAAAATCAGCTACAGCTACACTGATTTCAGTCCGCTGCCCGGCCAGGCCTACTACCGGCTGAAGCAGGTGGACTTTGACGGCCAGTACGAGTACTCGAAAATAATCGCTGTTGCGGCTGCAGCCAGCGGCACTGAAGCGCTGCAGGTGATGCTGGCCCCGAACCCCTGCCCGAACGGCAATTGCCAAATCAGCATCCGCAATGCCAACGGGGCACAGGAAACGCGCCTGGAACTCTCCGACTTGTCGGGGCGGGTAATCTACACCACCACCGTGCAACACGCCAACAACGCAAACATCACGCTGCCCCTACAGGAGCTGCAGGCTTACAAGGGTTTATATATGCTTTCTGCCATATCAGGAAACAACGTGGTGCGCCAGCGGGTGGTGCTGGAGTAA
- a CDS encoding 30S ribosomal protein THX, giving the protein MGKGDIKSRRGKIAKGTYGNRRPRVANKKTTEAAAAPKKAEASK; this is encoded by the coding sequence ATGGGAAAAGGAGATATAAAATCAAGAAGAGGAAAGATTGCAAAGGGCACGTATGGCAACAGACGCCCGCGCGTGGCCAACAAGAAAACGACAGAGGCTGCTGCTGCCCCCAAAAAAGCGGAGGCCAGTAAATAA